Proteins found in one Oncorhynchus gorbuscha isolate QuinsamMale2020 ecotype Even-year linkage group LG15, OgorEven_v1.0, whole genome shotgun sequence genomic segment:
- the LOC123996355 gene encoding aurora kinase-like has product MAYSTKTLAAGSFGKVYKEKYNDTWAAIKKVPQHLINRRDLERECQVYNKAIHPNIVKLLGNPTLKDSKWIIPMEFIFGEELETTIFKSQKSKIQLTPSIKATIITGMCEGLLHLHSKDIVHQDLKPENIMVEHDTHRAVIIDMGLAKFFRNGLNSAVDMGNEAYSPPEVLQRRGHRDQRSDVWAMGKIIAELCARVRLHTPSVCPAKIHEILSLQGQQYCNAVCRMVQSDPTVRATMAGIMPEIRKAVGGGNTEEQQRGHLPTPFPYTEIKVTSPRPQAPVQQSLPLSRAECAASPRPEVKTLVRAPVRAPSPSIWERAALPKTEVKTEVKTTLQPQPVQRSPSPSRWERAALPKTEVKATLQPQPVQRSPSPSRWERAALPKTEVKATLQPQPVQRSPSPSRWERAALPNPEVKNSSSPLPKVDQGNALVPSGMVQPSQDVMKQLLYEEALKGLPCPLPTTGKVRIRRYEQRNGEVETWEQKEVETEGGRIVKFEDVMFNNKS; this is encoded by the exons ATGGCGTACTCCACCAAAACTCTTGCTGCTGGCAGCTTTGGGAAGGTATACAAGGAGAAGTACAATGACACCTGGGCTGCAATCAAGAAGGTGCCACAACACTTAATCAATAggagagacctggagagagagtgTCAAGTATACAA TAAAGCGATTCATCCTAACATAGTGAAGCTTCTGGGTAATCCAACACTCAAGGACTCTAAGTGGATCATCCCCATGGAGTTCATCTTTGGAGAGGAACTGGAGACAACCATCTTCAAATCACAAAAATCTAAAATACAG TTAACTCCATCTATAAAGGCCACCATCATCACAGGCATGTGTGAAGGACTGCTTCACCTACACAGCAAAGATATCGTCCATCAAGACCTCAAGCCTGAGAACATCATG GTAGAGCATGACACTCACAGAGCTGTGATCATTGATATGGGACTGGCCAAATTCTTCCGCAATGGCCTAAATTCTGCCGTGGATATGGGCAACGAGGCCTACTCTCCACCTGAGGTCCTGCAGAGGCGGGGCCACCGAGACCAGCGTTCGGACGTGTGGGCTATGGGTAAAATCATTGCTGAACTCTGTGCCAGAGTCAGGCTGCACACCCCCAGTGTCTGTCCGGCTAAGATCCATGAGATCCTCAGTCTCCAAGGACAGCAGTACTGTAACGCTGTCTGTAGGATGGTGCAGAGTGACCCCACAGTGCGAGCCACCATGGCCGGGATCATGCCAGAGATACGAAAGGCAGTGGGAGGTGGCAACACCGAGGAACAACAAAGAGGACATCTTCCGACACCCTTTCCTTACACTGAGATAAAAGTCACATCGCCACGTCCTCAAGCTCCTGTACAGCAATCACTCCCTCTATCAAGAGCTGAGTGCGCGGCCTCACCAAGGCCTGAGGTCAAGACGCTAGTGCGAGCTCCTGTGCGAGCACCTTCTCCATCGATATGGGAGCGTGCAGCCTTGCCAAAGACTGAGGTCAAGACTGAGGTCAAGACAACACTGCAACCACAACCCGTACAGCGTTCACCTTCCCCGTCAAGGTGGGAGCGTGCAGCCTTGCCAAAGACTGAGGTCAAGGCGACACTGCAACCACAACCCGTACAGCGTTCACCTTCCCCGTCAAGGTGGGAGCGTGCAGCCTTGCCAAAGACTGAGGTCAAGGCGACACTGCAACCACAACCCGTACAGCGTTCACCTTCCCCGTCAAGATGGGAGCGTGCAGCCTTGCCAAATCCTGAAGTCAAGAACTCATCATCTCCCCTTCCaaaggtagaccagggtaatgcACTGGTTCCATCAGGTATGGTTCAACCCAGTCAAGATGTCATGAAACAGCTTCTCTACGAAGAGGCCTTGAAGGGTCTCCCATGCCCACTCCCAACAACGGGCAAGGTGCGAATCCGCCGTTATGAGCAAAGGAATGGGGAAGTGGAGACTTGGGAGCAAAAGGAGGTGGAGACTGAAGGAGGGAGGATAGTCAAGTTTGAGGATGTGATGTTTAACAACAAGTCATAA